The proteins below come from a single Natrinema sp. SYSU A 869 genomic window:
- a CDS encoding ABC transporter permease — MNVVDGQAIYGLWLRDTKRFLRTPSRIVGSLAMPLLFLVFMGFGFSGAAIPGLPEDVDYLQYLVPGIVGFTMLFGASFAGLSILADQEVGFLKEILVAPVSRTSIVLGRIAGGSTTALVQALLILGLSIPLGFAPVSLLSLPIAVVFLALLAITFVGFGIALASQFSDSEGFGLIVQFVIFPLFFLSGALYPLEGLPSSVRYLAYANPLTYGVDGLRGVLVGTSSFSVWLDFGALVVSSAVMVAIGASLFERVEAV, encoded by the coding sequence ATGAACGTCGTCGACGGACAGGCGATCTACGGGCTCTGGCTGCGTGATACCAAGCGGTTCCTCCGGACGCCGTCGCGGATCGTCGGCTCGCTGGCGATGCCGCTGCTGTTTCTCGTCTTCATGGGATTCGGGTTTTCGGGTGCGGCGATCCCCGGCCTCCCCGAGGACGTCGACTATCTGCAGTATCTCGTGCCAGGGATCGTCGGCTTCACCATGCTGTTTGGAGCCTCGTTCGCCGGCCTCTCGATTCTCGCGGACCAGGAAGTCGGCTTCTTAAAGGAGATTCTCGTCGCCCCCGTGAGCCGCACGTCGATCGTCCTCGGCCGGATCGCGGGCGGGTCGACGACGGCGCTCGTCCAGGCGCTGTTGATCCTTGGGCTCTCGATCCCACTCGGCTTCGCCCCCGTGAGCCTGCTCTCGTTACCGATCGCCGTCGTCTTCCTCGCCCTGCTCGCGATCACGTTCGTCGGCTTCGGAATCGCGCTCGCCTCGCAGTTCAGCGACAGCGAGGGGTTCGGCCTGATCGTCCAGTTCGTCATCTTCCCGCTCTTTTTCCTCTCCGGTGCGCTGTACCCGCTCGAGGGACTCCCGAGTTCGGTGCGGTATCTGGCGTACGCGAACCCGTTGACTTACGGCGTCGACGGTCTGCGTGGAGTGCTGGTCGGCACATCGTCGTTTTCCGTCTGGCTCGATTTCGGCGCGCTCGTCGTCTCCTCGGCCGTGATGGTCGCGATCGGCGCGTCGCTGTTCGAGCGCGTTGAGGCGGTCTGA
- a CDS encoding class I SAM-dependent methyltransferase, protein MAGDQDREPDRDETARRADVRDTYDRIATHFASTREYAWPEVESFVDAHASADRISDGVGLDLGCGNCRHAELLAADCESVVGLDASRGLLETGRERAHDHEFTVELIQGDAATLPLAENSVDIAVYVATLHHLPTRAARRDSLDELARVLSPDGRALVSAWSTAHDRFDATEGFDTTVEWTLPGGEPVDRFYHIYAPDEFEADLAESDLALREWELSSGNCYATVAGAGPTA, encoded by the coding sequence ATGGCCGGGGATCAGGATCGAGAGCCGGATCGAGACGAAACCGCCCGACGCGCGGACGTGCGCGACACCTATGACCGAATCGCGACCCACTTCGCGTCCACGCGGGAGTACGCCTGGCCCGAGGTCGAATCCTTCGTCGACGCCCATGCAAGCGCCGACCGAATCTCCGACGGCGTCGGGCTCGATCTCGGCTGTGGCAACTGCCGCCACGCCGAACTGCTGGCCGCCGACTGCGAGTCCGTCGTCGGACTCGACGCCAGCCGGGGCTTGCTCGAGACGGGCCGGGAGCGCGCCCATGACCACGAGTTCACTGTCGAACTGATCCAGGGCGATGCGGCGACGCTGCCGCTGGCCGAGAACAGCGTCGATATCGCAGTATACGTCGCGACGCTGCATCACCTGCCGACGCGGGCGGCTCGCCGGGACAGTCTCGACGAGCTTGCACGGGTGCTCTCCCCCGACGGCCGCGCACTCGTCAGCGCGTGGTCGACTGCCCACGACCGGTTCGACGCGACCGAGGGCTTCGACACGACGGTCGAGTGGACCCTCCCCGGCGGCGAGCCGGTCGACCGATTCTATCACATCTACGCGCCCGACGAGTTCGAGGCCGACCTCGCCGAGAGCGACCTCGCGCTCCGCGAGTGGGAACTCTCGAGTGGCAACTGTTACGCGACGGTCGCGGGTGCAGGACCAACTGCGTAG
- a CDS encoding TRAM domain-containing protein encodes MGRYQPGTHDSFIKCDTPRCGANNAPEGSAEYDTDCWRCGESLGGKPEVGDEVTVDIVDEKSDGTLVCKTESGFVLFLEADIAAIEATVRVTSIDETHGEAELVETGS; translated from the coding sequence GTGGGACGCTATCAGCCGGGCACACACGACTCGTTCATCAAGTGCGATACGCCCCGTTGCGGGGCGAACAACGCGCCGGAAGGGTCAGCGGAGTACGACACTGACTGCTGGCGATGCGGCGAATCCCTCGGCGGGAAACCCGAAGTCGGTGACGAGGTCACCGTCGACATCGTCGACGAGAAGTCCGACGGCACGCTCGTCTGCAAGACCGAGAGCGGTTTCGTCCTCTTTCTCGAGGCAGACATCGCGGCGATCGAGGCTACGGTTCGCGTGACTTCTATCGACGAGACCCACGGGGAAGCGGAGCTCGTCGAAACGGGATCGTAA